One genomic segment of Helianthus annuus cultivar XRQ/B chromosome 14, HanXRQr2.0-SUNRISE, whole genome shotgun sequence includes these proteins:
- the LOC110869490 gene encoding anaphase-promoting complex subunit 11-like: LPLFALFLNQLPTNFGWTHKTEWHAVASWTWGVDDETCAICKRAFDGCCDACKLPGDDCPPIWGACNHAFHLHCILKWVHSQTPQAHCPLCRREWQFKE, translated from the exons TTGCCGTTGTTTGCGCTCTTTCTTAACCAATTGCCTACGAACTTCGGGTGGACCCACAAAACAGA ATGGCATGCGGTAGCTTCATGGACATGGGGTGTTGATGATGAAACATGCGCGATATGTAAGAGGGCTTTTGATGGTTGTTGTGATGCTTGTAAACTCCCTGGTGATGACTGCCCACCAA TATGGGGTGCTTGCAATCACGCGTTCCATCTTCACTGCATTCTGAAATGGGTGCATTCACAGACTCCCCAGGCACACTGTCCTTTGTGCCGTAGAGAATGGCAGTTTAAAGAATGA